One part of the Mangrovibacillus cuniculi genome encodes these proteins:
- a CDS encoding succinate dehydrogenase cytochrome b558 subunit — protein MAGNREFWLRRIHSLLGVIPVGLFLTQHLVVNHFATKGEQAFNDAAHFMESLPFRYALEIFIIFLPLLFHAVYGIYIAFTAKNNTSRFGTFRNWMFVFQRITGVLLVIWITWHVWETRVAAAFGAEVNFQMMENILSNPLMVVWYVIGVIAAIFHFANGLWSFGVSWGLTLSPKSQLISTYVTMGLFVILSVVGLRAIFAFV, from the coding sequence ATGGCTGGTAATCGAGAGTTTTGGCTTCGTAGAATTCACTCTTTACTCGGAGTCATTCCAGTTGGTCTGTTTCTTACACAGCACTTAGTAGTTAACCACTTTGCTACAAAGGGTGAACAAGCATTTAATGATGCTGCGCATTTTATGGAAAGTCTTCCATTTAGGTACGCATTAGAAATTTTCATCATTTTTCTTCCTCTTCTTTTCCACGCGGTTTACGGAATTTACATTGCATTTACTGCGAAAAATAATACATCTCGTTTTGGTACATTTCGAAACTGGATGTTCGTTTTTCAACGAATTACAGGTGTTCTACTTGTTATTTGGATCACATGGCATGTATGGGAAACGCGTGTAGCTGCCGCTTTTGGAGCAGAAGTTAATTTCCAAATGATGGAGAATATCTTGAGTAATCCATTAATGGTTGTATGGTATGTAATCGGAGTGATTGCAGCAATCTTCCACTTTGCAAATGGATTGTGGTCTTTCGGGGTAAGTTGGGGATTAACGTTATCACCAAAATCTCAATTAATCTCGACTTATGTAACTATGGGTCTTTTCGTAATATTGAGTGTAGTTGGACTTAGAGCAATTTTCGCATTCGTGTGA
- the sdhA gene encoding succinate dehydrogenase flavoprotein subunit, with product MGKQRVIVVGGGLAGLMATIKIAETGTPVDLFSLVPVKRSHSVCAQGGINGAVNTKGEGDSPWEHFDDTVYGGDFLANQPPVKAMCEAAPGIIHLLDRMGVMFNRTPEGLLDFRRFGGTQHHRTAFAGATTGQQLLYALDEQVRRYEVAGLVSKYEGWEFLGVVLDDEGVARGIVGQDLRTMEIKTFKADAVIMATGGPGIIFGKSTNSVINTGAAASIVYQQGAYYANGEFIQIHPTAIPGDDKLRLMSESARGEGGRVWTYKDGKPWYFLEEKYPAYGNLVPRDIATREIFHVCVDLKLGVNGENMVYLDLSHKDPKELDVKLGGIIEIYEKFMGDDPRKLPMKIFPAVHYSMGGIWVDYNQMTNIPGLFAAGECDYSQHGANRLGANSLLSAIYGGMVAGPNAVKYIKGLDKTAEDISSTVFDRHVKEEEQKWNDIMTLDGTENAYVLHKELGEWMTDNVTVVRYNDKLKKTDEKIQELMERFKNINIHDTSKWSNQGATFTRQLDHMLQLSRVVTIGALNRDESRGAHYKPEFPERNDEDFLKTTMARFDAENNTPVFHYEEVDTSLISPRKRDYSKAKGDN from the coding sequence TTGGGTAAACAAAGAGTAATCGTTGTAGGTGGCGGACTTGCTGGACTAATGGCCACGATTAAAATAGCAGAAACTGGTACACCAGTTGATTTATTCTCACTTGTACCGGTGAAACGTTCCCACTCAGTTTGTGCGCAGGGTGGTATAAATGGAGCGGTAAATACAAAAGGGGAAGGCGATTCTCCGTGGGAACACTTTGACGATACAGTTTATGGAGGAGATTTCTTAGCGAATCAGCCCCCTGTAAAAGCAATGTGTGAAGCTGCACCTGGAATTATTCATTTATTAGACCGTATGGGAGTTATGTTTAACCGTACTCCAGAAGGGTTGTTAGACTTCCGTCGTTTTGGTGGAACACAGCATCACCGTACAGCATTTGCTGGTGCTACTACTGGGCAGCAGTTGTTATATGCACTAGATGAACAAGTTAGAAGATATGAAGTTGCTGGTCTTGTTTCTAAATATGAAGGCTGGGAATTCCTTGGGGTTGTTTTAGACGACGAAGGAGTAGCACGCGGTATCGTAGGTCAAGATCTACGTACGATGGAAATTAAAACGTTCAAAGCAGATGCTGTTATTATGGCAACTGGTGGACCTGGAATTATTTTCGGAAAATCAACTAACTCTGTCATCAATACAGGAGCTGCAGCTTCTATCGTATACCAACAAGGTGCTTACTATGCAAATGGAGAATTTATTCAGATTCATCCAACTGCTATTCCTGGTGACGATAAGCTACGCTTAATGAGTGAATCTGCTCGTGGTGAAGGTGGTCGTGTTTGGACTTACAAAGACGGTAAGCCTTGGTATTTCTTAGAAGAAAAATACCCTGCCTATGGAAATTTAGTACCACGTGATATTGCTACTCGTGAAATTTTCCATGTGTGTGTAGATTTAAAGCTAGGTGTTAACGGCGAAAACATGGTTTACTTAGATCTTTCTCATAAAGATCCAAAAGAACTAGATGTTAAGCTTGGCGGAATCATAGAGATTTATGAGAAGTTTATGGGTGATGATCCTAGAAAACTTCCAATGAAAATCTTCCCTGCAGTTCACTATTCAATGGGTGGTATTTGGGTAGATTATAACCAAATGACAAATATCCCAGGATTATTTGCTGCTGGTGAATGTGATTATTCACAACATGGTGCAAACCGACTAGGAGCAAACTCTCTATTATCAGCTATTTACGGTGGTATGGTCGCTGGACCTAACGCGGTTAAGTATATCAAAGGACTAGATAAGACTGCAGAAGATATTTCTTCCACTGTTTTTGATCGTCATGTGAAAGAAGAAGAGCAAAAATGGAATGATATTATGACGCTTGATGGAACAGAAAACGCATACGTTCTTCATAAAGAATTAGGAGAATGGATGACGGATAATGTGACAGTAGTTCGTTATAACGACAAGTTAAAGAAGACGGACGAAAAGATTCAAGAGTTAATGGAGCGTTTTAAAAATATTAACATTCATGATACTTCTAAGTGGAGTAACCAAGGTGCAACATTCACTAGACAATTAGATCACATGTTACAGCTTTCTCGTGTAGTAACAATCGGTGCTTTAAACCGTGATGAAAGTCGTGGAGCACACTACAAGCCTGAGTTCCCTGAGCGTAATGATGAGGACTTCTTAAAAACAACGATGGCTCGTTTTGATGCAGAGAATAATACACCTGTTTTCCATTATGAAGAAGTTGATACTTCTTTAATTTCACCACGTAAGCGTGACTATTCTAAAGCGAAAGGGGATAACTAA
- a CDS encoding YslB family protein produces MTVEEKQEVTSHQVSTFGVELLRDVLLPEILGKHSEEVMYWSGKHLARKFPVADEAELVSFFHEATWGYLTKQSESRTGVVFECSGEYIEKRLSLKETPSFSLEAGFLALQVEQQVKRRTESTYTIEKRKKKVTFTLKWEEFVK; encoded by the coding sequence ATGACAGTAGAAGAAAAACAAGAGGTTACCTCGCATCAAGTTTCTACTTTTGGAGTAGAATTACTTCGCGACGTTTTATTACCTGAAATCTTAGGTAAACACTCGGAAGAAGTAATGTATTGGTCTGGAAAACATCTAGCAAGAAAATTCCCCGTAGCAGACGAAGCAGAATTGGTCTCATTTTTTCATGAAGCAACTTGGGGATATTTAACAAAACAATCCGAAAGTCGAACGGGTGTTGTTTTTGAATGTTCAGGTGAATACATAGAAAAGAGACTTTCCTTAAAGGAGACACCGTCCTTCTCGTTAGAAGCGGGTTTCTTAGCGTTGCAGGTCGAGCAACAAGTGAAACGAAGAACAGAATCAACGTATACGATTGAAAAGCGCAAGAAAAAAGTAACATTCACGTTGAAGTGGGAAGAATTCGTTAAATAA